A genomic window from Daphnia magna isolate NIES linkage group LG9, ASM2063170v1.1, whole genome shotgun sequence includes:
- the LOC116930108 gene encoding location of vulva defective 1 isoform X2 codes for MEFRIILLYSLLLVSARGSRPSARGLAVRDEWPESSLAGPNDERIDALKERDEMSLITLADLEEEHEKGGKASSVSDVIVVGRTISAVAATGTGRRRWMKRAAEILAGTSVKHQVASVSSPSIPPPETTMSTPTAASNTTRVPDSTSESVETSSEPTTLLLSSSTTTVDTTSIETMASVSRMDVISSTSIVPESQDESVQSNQTVNTIVINSTSTTTTQFSPAAHENADEYFADDASSSTSATDANFDDEETTIIMDKITGAPPSVQHPEADSEHVNTSPLWTDELNPTSIPDTSPRPFLTVSSVVAIGRALSQEESVPWPEAKSTKVIGTIIEDIHGPFSDGVSSVSTIGPDVLTGSGIVAIAMCIFLVLVTTAGASGYWWYRRRYLLNRPETLSERYAPSETGLGAAEDIFRVGYVHSPELPRDSSEEMYSLDNDSFLTSLEAMTIPTYWTETIKHTKL; via the exons ATGGAATTTCGAATCATCCTTTTAT ACTCGTTGTTGCTCGTCTCAGCGAGGGGATCACGGCCGTCTGCAAGAGGTTTAGCTGTACGTGACGAATGGCCTGAATCATCATTAGCTGGGCCAAATGACGAACGAATCGATGCACTGAAAGAGCGAGACGAAATGTCTCTAATCACGTTAGCCGACCTTGAAGAGGAACACGAAAAAGGAGGAAAGGCAAGCAGCGTGTCTGACGTAATCGTTGTCGGTCGCACCATTTCAGCGGTGGCTGCAACAGGAACAGGAAGACGGCGATGGATGAAACGAGCTGCGGAAATCCTAGCCGGCACGAGCGTCAAACATCAGGTGGCCAGCGTTTCCTCCCCCTCCATTCCACCGCCGGAAACGACGATGTCAACACCAACGGCCGCATCTAATACGACCCGCGTCCCAGATTCAACGTCCGAGTCGGTGGAGACCAGCTCCGAACCTACTACGCTTCTCTTGTCATCCAGCACTACCACCGTTGACACTACATCGATTGAAACGATGGCGTCAGTCAGCCGTATGGACGTCATATCATCCACTTCCATTGTACCCGAGTCACAAGATGAATCGGTCCAGTCAAATCAGACGGTTAACACGATCGTTATAAATTCTACCAGTACAACCACCACTCAGTTCAGCCCTGCAGCACACGAAAATGCGGATGAATACTTTGCCGATGATGCGTCCAGTTCGACGTCTGCGACGGACGCTAATTTCGACGACGAGGAGACGACCATAATTATGGACAAAATCACTGGAGCGCCGCCATCTGTTCAACATCCCGAAGCTGATTCGGAACACGTCAACACATCGCCTCTATGGACGGATGAACTTAATCCGACGTCCATTCCCGACACTTCTCCGAGGCCCTTTCTGACTGTGTCGTCGGTTGTGGCGATTGGACGAGCTTTGTCGCAGGAAGAGAGCGTTCCATGGCCGGAAGCGAAATCTACCAAAGTGATTGGTACCATCATCGAAGATATTCACGGACCTTTTAGTGACGGTGTTTCGTCCGTCAGTACAATCGGTCCGGACGTACTTACAGGCAGCGGGATCGTCGCTATCGCCATGTGCATTTTCCTGGTTCTAGTGACCACAGCCG GTGCCAGCGGATATTGGTGGTACCGTCGGCGTTACCTGCTGAACCGTCCTGAAACGCTGAGCGAACGCTACGCTCCGTCCGAAACGGGCCTCGGGGCAGCCGAAGACATTTTCCGCGTCGGATACGTCCATAGTCCCGAACTTCCGAGG GATAGTTCAGAAGAGATGTATTCACTCGATAATGACTCCTTCTTGACGAGTCTTGAAGCCATGACGATACCTACTTATTGGACCGAAACCATCAAACACACTAAACTATAG
- the LOC116930108 gene encoding location of vulva defective 1 isoform X1: MEFRIILLYSLLLVSARGSRPSARGLAVRDEWPESSLAGPNDERIDALKERDEMSLITLADLEEEHEKGGKASSVSDVIVVGRTISAVAATGTGRRRWMKRAAEILAGTSVKHQVASVSSPSIPPPETTMSTPTAASNTTRVPDSTSESVETSSEPTTLLLSSSTTTVDTTSIETMASVSRMDVISSTSIVPESQDESVQSNQTVNTIVINSTSTTTTQFSPAAHENADEYFADDASSSTSATDANFDDEETTIIMDKITGAPPSVQHPEADSEHVNTSPLWTDELNPTSIPDTSPRPFLTVSSVVAIGRALSQEESVPWPEAKSTKVIGTIIEDIHGPFSDGVSSVSTIGPDVLTGSGIVAIAMCIFLVLVTTAGASGYWWYRRRYLLNRPETLSERYAPSETGLGAAEDIFRVGYVHSPELPRQDSSEEMYSLDNDSFLTSLEAMTIPTYWTETIKHTKL; the protein is encoded by the exons ATGGAATTTCGAATCATCCTTTTAT ACTCGTTGTTGCTCGTCTCAGCGAGGGGATCACGGCCGTCTGCAAGAGGTTTAGCTGTACGTGACGAATGGCCTGAATCATCATTAGCTGGGCCAAATGACGAACGAATCGATGCACTGAAAGAGCGAGACGAAATGTCTCTAATCACGTTAGCCGACCTTGAAGAGGAACACGAAAAAGGAGGAAAGGCAAGCAGCGTGTCTGACGTAATCGTTGTCGGTCGCACCATTTCAGCGGTGGCTGCAACAGGAACAGGAAGACGGCGATGGATGAAACGAGCTGCGGAAATCCTAGCCGGCACGAGCGTCAAACATCAGGTGGCCAGCGTTTCCTCCCCCTCCATTCCACCGCCGGAAACGACGATGTCAACACCAACGGCCGCATCTAATACGACCCGCGTCCCAGATTCAACGTCCGAGTCGGTGGAGACCAGCTCCGAACCTACTACGCTTCTCTTGTCATCCAGCACTACCACCGTTGACACTACATCGATTGAAACGATGGCGTCAGTCAGCCGTATGGACGTCATATCATCCACTTCCATTGTACCCGAGTCACAAGATGAATCGGTCCAGTCAAATCAGACGGTTAACACGATCGTTATAAATTCTACCAGTACAACCACCACTCAGTTCAGCCCTGCAGCACACGAAAATGCGGATGAATACTTTGCCGATGATGCGTCCAGTTCGACGTCTGCGACGGACGCTAATTTCGACGACGAGGAGACGACCATAATTATGGACAAAATCACTGGAGCGCCGCCATCTGTTCAACATCCCGAAGCTGATTCGGAACACGTCAACACATCGCCTCTATGGACGGATGAACTTAATCCGACGTCCATTCCCGACACTTCTCCGAGGCCCTTTCTGACTGTGTCGTCGGTTGTGGCGATTGGACGAGCTTTGTCGCAGGAAGAGAGCGTTCCATGGCCGGAAGCGAAATCTACCAAAGTGATTGGTACCATCATCGAAGATATTCACGGACCTTTTAGTGACGGTGTTTCGTCCGTCAGTACAATCGGTCCGGACGTACTTACAGGCAGCGGGATCGTCGCTATCGCCATGTGCATTTTCCTGGTTCTAGTGACCACAGCCG GTGCCAGCGGATATTGGTGGTACCGTCGGCGTTACCTGCTGAACCGTCCTGAAACGCTGAGCGAACGCTACGCTCCGTCCGAAACGGGCCTCGGGGCAGCCGAAGACATTTTCCGCGTCGGATACGTCCATAGTCCCGAACTTCCGAGG CAGGATAGTTCAGAAGAGATGTATTCACTCGATAATGACTCCTTCTTGACGAGTCTTGAAGCCATGACGATACCTACTTATTGGACCGAAACCATCAAACACACTAAACTATAG
- the LOC116930112 gene encoding glycolipid transfer protein, protein MDTADRETFFTKAHSPFPEPTLDEKIKADEFLSASNHLAQFFGFLGTIFTPVQSDISGNVKKLGKFIEENPEKVVYVNDIILLEAGVTQSISIDALLWLKRALEFTMLFIDGIVCDTKNGTPNEDLRPLCLQAYEKTLKKYHGWMVQQIFNLVSRACPSRRDLLASLALGETDMESVVVAQMEEVLVNLKKNVTIINQLYAQYNLDTEVKV, encoded by the exons ATGGATACCGCAGACAGGGAAACGTTCTTTACCAAAGCCCATTCGCCATTTCCAGAGCCCACCTTGGACGAAAAAATCAAGGCGGATGAATTTTTATCGGCCTCAAATCACCTCGCccaattttttg GATTTCTTGGAACCATCTTTACTCCCGTTCAATCAGATATCTCAGGAAATGTTAAA AAACTCGGAAAGTTTATTGAAGAGAATCCTGAAAAAGTGGTCTATGTAAATGATATAATTTTGCTGGAGGCTGGTGTTACTCAGTCAATTTCCATTGATGCACTTCTGTGGTTGAAACG TGCACTTGAGTTCACCATGCTCTTCATTGATGGCATTGTCTGTGATACTAAAAATGGCACACCTAATGAGGATCTGAGACCTCTTTGTCTTCAAGCTTATGAAAAGACATTGAAAAAGTATCATGGATGGATGGTGCAACAGATTTTCAAT CTTGTATCTAGAGCATGCCCGTCGAGGCGAGATCTCCTGGCCAGCTTAGCTCTTGGAGAGACGGACATGGAGTCTGTCGTAGTAGCGCAAATGGAAGAAGTACTTGTGAATCTAAAGAAAAACGTTACCATAATTAATCAGTTGTACGCACAGTACAATTTGGACACCGAAGTCAAAGTTTAG
- the LOC116930108 gene encoding location of vulva defective 1 isoform X3 yields MNNYFLVADSLLLVSARGSRPSARGLAVRDEWPESSLAGPNDERIDALKERDEMSLITLADLEEEHEKGGKASSVSDVIVVGRTISAVAATGTGRRRWMKRAAEILAGTSVKHQVASVSSPSIPPPETTMSTPTAASNTTRVPDSTSESVETSSEPTTLLLSSSTTTVDTTSIETMASVSRMDVISSTSIVPESQDESVQSNQTVNTIVINSTSTTTTQFSPAAHENADEYFADDASSSTSATDANFDDEETTIIMDKITGAPPSVQHPEADSEHVNTSPLWTDELNPTSIPDTSPRPFLTVSSVVAIGRALSQEESVPWPEAKSTKVIGTIIEDIHGPFSDGVSSVSTIGPDVLTGSGIVAIAMCIFLVLVTTAGASGYWWYRRRYLLNRPETLSERYAPSETGLGAAEDIFRVGYVHSPELPRDSSEEMYSLDNDSFLTSLEAMTIPTYWTETIKHTKL; encoded by the exons ATGAACAATTATTTTCTCGTTGCAGACTCGTTGTTGCTCGTCTCAGCGAGGGGATCACGGCCGTCTGCAAGAGGTTTAGCTGTACGTGACGAATGGCCTGAATCATCATTAGCTGGGCCAAATGACGAACGAATCGATGCACTGAAAGAGCGAGACGAAATGTCTCTAATCACGTTAGCCGACCTTGAAGAGGAACACGAAAAAGGAGGAAAGGCAAGCAGCGTGTCTGACGTAATCGTTGTCGGTCGCACCATTTCAGCGGTGGCTGCAACAGGAACAGGAAGACGGCGATGGATGAAACGAGCTGCGGAAATCCTAGCCGGCACGAGCGTCAAACATCAGGTGGCCAGCGTTTCCTCCCCCTCCATTCCACCGCCGGAAACGACGATGTCAACACCAACGGCCGCATCTAATACGACCCGCGTCCCAGATTCAACGTCCGAGTCGGTGGAGACCAGCTCCGAACCTACTACGCTTCTCTTGTCATCCAGCACTACCACCGTTGACACTACATCGATTGAAACGATGGCGTCAGTCAGCCGTATGGACGTCATATCATCCACTTCCATTGTACCCGAGTCACAAGATGAATCGGTCCAGTCAAATCAGACGGTTAACACGATCGTTATAAATTCTACCAGTACAACCACCACTCAGTTCAGCCCTGCAGCACACGAAAATGCGGATGAATACTTTGCCGATGATGCGTCCAGTTCGACGTCTGCGACGGACGCTAATTTCGACGACGAGGAGACGACCATAATTATGGACAAAATCACTGGAGCGCCGCCATCTGTTCAACATCCCGAAGCTGATTCGGAACACGTCAACACATCGCCTCTATGGACGGATGAACTTAATCCGACGTCCATTCCCGACACTTCTCCGAGGCCCTTTCTGACTGTGTCGTCGGTTGTGGCGATTGGACGAGCTTTGTCGCAGGAAGAGAGCGTTCCATGGCCGGAAGCGAAATCTACCAAAGTGATTGGTACCATCATCGAAGATATTCACGGACCTTTTAGTGACGGTGTTTCGTCCGTCAGTACAATCGGTCCGGACGTACTTACAGGCAGCGGGATCGTCGCTATCGCCATGTGCATTTTCCTGGTTCTAGTGACCACAGCCG GTGCCAGCGGATATTGGTGGTACCGTCGGCGTTACCTGCTGAACCGTCCTGAAACGCTGAGCGAACGCTACGCTCCGTCCGAAACGGGCCTCGGGGCAGCCGAAGACATTTTCCGCGTCGGATACGTCCATAGTCCCGAACTTCCGAGG GATAGTTCAGAAGAGATGTATTCACTCGATAATGACTCCTTCTTGACGAGTCTTGAAGCCATGACGATACCTACTTATTGGACCGAAACCATCAAACACACTAAACTATAG